The genomic stretch CACGCGCCGCCCGCGCGGCATCCGCCACATGGCGCAGCGGGCGGGGCGGCCCCGGACACCGGCCGCCCCGCTCCCCTCCTCGCAGTTACTCCGGGCCGCGCGACCTCACCTCGCTGACCGCCGGACAGTTCACGATGAAGCCCGACGGGCCCCATGCGCCGCCGCCGGGCACGGTCACCGCGCCCGCCGATGCGAGAGCCTCCACCTTCCCGAAGTCCGTCTGGCGCAGGTTCGTCCCGGCGGCCACGGCGGCGTCCGTCCACACGGTCACGTGCACGTTCCACAGCGGCGAGTACTCGTCGTCGCGGGGGAACTCCTCCAGCACGTTCAGGGGGCTGCCCTCGCCGCGCAGCGCGGAGGTCAGGCCCTGGCGCTGCGGGTTGTCCGCGCCCGTCTGCCCGTTGATGAACAGTGCCAGGCCGCTGCGGGCCGTCTGTCCGCCGCCATTCAGGCCCGGCGCGGCGTCCAGGGCCGGGGCCAGGGTCACGCCCTCCAGGGCCGCGGCGTCGCTGGCGCTGGCGTCCAGCGAGACGTAGTAGACCTCGTTGCCGTCGTAGAAGCCCTCGGTCTCCTGCAGGGTCACGCGGTGGCGGGCGGCGTTCACGCTGACCACCTTGGTGTGCTGCCCGGTGGGGTTGCTGACGTGCGAGGCGTTCAGGACGATGCCGCCCGGCAGCTCGATCAGCGGCGAGTAGCCGGCCTGCCCCACCTCGCCCGGTTGCAGGGCGGCGGGCGGGAAGCCGCCGGGGCCGGGCGTCACGACCCGGTCGGGCCGGAAGTCCACGGTGGCGTTCACGCTGAGCCGGCCGCCGCGCAGGGTGGCCTTCTGGGTGGCGGCGGTGCCGGCCGCCCTGGCCAGGTTCGGCGCGTAGTTCACGCCCAGGATGCGCGCCACGTCCCGGTCGGACGCCTCGGTGACCACGAAGCCGAAGCTCTGGCCACCGCTGCGGCCCTCGTACAGCGGCAGCGTGATCTGGTCGAGTTCCGGGTCTTCCTTCCCGCGCAGGTACACGACGCGTTTTTCCTTCCCCTGAGCCGCTAGGGACTGGGCGCTCAGGTCGTCGGTGGGCCCCGCCTGAGCGGCCAGGGCGGTGATCTCGGTCATCATCCGGGCGTGTTCGTCGGGCTGCGGCGCGACGGAACCGCAGGCCGCCAGGGACAGGGCCAGCGTGACCAGGGCAGTGGGTCGGAACATGGGAAACCTCCGGGGGACTGCTGCGGTGCATGGGGCACCGGCCGCCGCGCGGTGGGCGCAGACGGAGAAGGGCGGACGGACACGGGCCAAATCGACGTCGACCACGGCGTCCACAGGACACCGGGGACAGGCCCCGGCTCAGGGTGTGGTGATCACCGACAGGGGTACGGGGGTGGGGGGCGGAGGGTTCAACGCCCGCTCCCTCCTCTCCGGTTCCACTCCACTGTGCATAACCATGCATACACCGCTCACGCCCCCCAGCCCCATCCGTGACATACTCACTCTCTGGAATGCCCAAGCGTACTGACCTGAACACGATCCTTATCCTCGGCAGCGGGCCCATCCAGATCGGGCAGGCGGCCGAGTTCGACTATTCGGGCACGCAGGCCCTGAAGGCCCTGAAGAAGGAGGGCTACCGCGTCGTGCTGGTGAACTCCAACCCGGCGACGATCATGACCGACCCCGATCTGGCGGACGCCACGTACCTGGAGCCGCTGACGCCAGCGTTCGTGGAGCGCGTGATCGCCAAGGAGAAGCCGGACGCGCTGCTGCCCACGCTGGGCGGGCAGACGGCCCTGAACCTCGCCATGGATCTGCACGAGCAGGGCATCCTGGAGAAGTACGGCGTGGAGCTCATCGGGGCGGGGGTCGAGGCGATCAAGAAGGGCGAGGACCGCGAGCTGTTCCAGGCGGCCATGAAGAAGATCGGCGTGGAGACGGCGCGCGGGCAGATGGTGCACTCCATGGACGAGGCCGTCGCGTACCAGAAGGAGATCGGCCTGCCCATCGTCATCCGGCCCTCGTTCACGCTGGGCGGCACGGGTGGCGGCATCGCGCACACGTACGAAGACTTCCTGAAGATCACCGAGGGCGGCCTGCGCGACAGCCCCGTGACCAGCGTGCTGCTGGAGGAAAGCATCCTGGGGTGGAAGGAGTACGAGCTGGAGGTCATGCGCGACACGGCCGACACGGTCGTGATCATCACCTCCATCGAGAACTTCGACCCGATGGGCGTGCACACCGGCGACAGCATCACCGTGGCCCCGGCGCAGACGCTCAGCGACGTGGAGTACCAGCGGCTGCGCGACCAGAGCCTCGCCATCATCCGCGAGATCGGCGTGGACACGGGCGGCAGCAACATCCAGTTCGCCGTGAACCCGAAGGACGGCCGCGTGATCGTGATCGAGATGAACCCCCGCGTGAGCCGCTCCTCCGCGCTGGCGAGCAAGGCGACGGGCTTCCCCATCGCCAAGATCGCCGCGCTGCTGGCGGTCGGGTATCACCTCGACGAGCTGAAGAACGACATCACCCGCATCACGCCCGCCAGCTTCGAGCCGAGCATCGACTACGTGGTCACGAAGATCCCGCGCTTCGCGTTCGAGAAGTTCCCCGGCACGTCCGACGCGCTGGGCACGCAGATGCGCTCCGTGGGCGAGGTCATGGCGATCGGCCGCACCTTCAAGGAGAGCCTCCAGAAGGCCATGCGCTCGGTGGAGTCCGACGTGCGCGGGGCCTTCGCCGCCATGAGCGACGACGATCTGCGCGGGCTGCTGTACGGCAATCCCCGCCGCCTGGAGGCCGTGCTGGAACTCCTGCGCCGGGGCGAGACCCCGGAGGCCCTGTTCGACGCCACGAAGATCGACCCGTGGTTCCTGGGGCAGCTCAGGGAGATCATCGACGCCGAGAAGGAACTCCTCGACCTGGGGCCCATTGCCGAGTGGAAGTACGAGATCTGGCGCGAGGTCAAACGCCTGGGCTTCAGCGACGCGCGCATCGGCGAGATCGTCGGCTTGAAGGAACTGGAGGTGCGCGCCATCCGCAAGGACGCGAAGGCCGTGCCCGTGTACAAGACCGTGGACACCTGCGCCGCCGAGTTCGAGGCGCACACCCCCTACCACTACAGCACCTACGAGTGGGAGGACGAGGTCACCGCCACCGACAAACCCAAGGTCGTGATCCTCGGCAGCGGCCCCAACCGCATTGGCCAGGGCGTGGAGTTCGACTACGCCACCGTGCACGCCGTGTGGGCGCTTCAGGAGGCCGGGTACGAGACCATCATGGTCAACTCGAACCCCGAGACGGTCAGCACCGACTACGACACCGCCGACCGCCTGTACTTCGAGCCGCTGACGTTCGAGGACGTCATGAACATCGTCGAGCACGAGAAACCCGTGGGCGTGATCGTGCAGCTGGGCGGCCAGACCCCCCTGAAACTGGCCCGCCGCCTGGCCGAGGCCGGGGCACCGATCATCGGCACCAGCGTGGACGCCATCGACGAGGCCGAAGACCGCGCCTCCTTCAACGCGCTGTGCGAACGCCTGGGCCTGCCGCAGCCGCTCGGGAAGGTCGCGCAGACGCCGGATCAGGCCGCCGCGCTCGCCACGGAACTCGGCTTCCCGCTCATGGCCCGCCCCAGCTACGTCCTGGGGGGCCGCGCCATGCGCACCGTCCGCAGCATGGACGAACTCAGCACGTACCTGTCCGAGGTGTACGCCGCCGTCGAGGGGCAGCCCAGCATCCTCCTCGACCAGTTCCTGGAAGGCGCGCTGGAACTCGACGTGGACACCCTCTGCGACGGCGAGCGGGCCGTGGTCATGGGCATCATGGAGCACGTCGAGGCCGCCGGCGTCCACAGCGGCGACAGCGCGTGCATCCTGCCCCCCGTGAACCTGAGCGCCGAGCTGCTGGCCCGCGTGAAGGCCGACACGGAACGCCTCGCGCTGGAACTCGGCGTGCGCGGCCTGATGAACGTCCAGTGGGCCGTCAAGGACGGCACCGCGTACATCCTGGAAGCCAACCCGCGCGCCAGCCGCACCGTCCCGTTCGTGTCCAAGGCCGTGAACCACCCCCTCGCCAAGAGCGCCGCCCGCATTGCCGTCGGGCACACCCTGGAGCAGATCGGGCTTGTTGATACGCCCACGCCCGGCATGTACTCCGTGAAGGAAGTGCACCTGCCGTTCCTGAAGTTCGCGGGCGTGATCCCCACCCTGGGCCCCGAGATGAAGAGCACCGGCGAGAGCATGGGCATCGACAGCGACCCCTACCTCGCGTACTACCGCGCGCAGATCGGCGCGAAGAGCAACGTGCCCACCCAGGGAACGGCCCTGCTGATCGGCGACGGCCTGGACGACGTGGCCGCCAGCCTGGAGGACACCGGCCTGACCGTCATCCGCGAACAGGACGGCGACAAGCTCCCCGACCTGCTGATCGACGTGACCGGCAGCCGCCTGCTGCGCACCGCCCTGGAACGCGGCGTGCCCATCGTGAGCACCAGGGAAGCTGCCGAGTGGACGGCGAAGGCGATTGCCGCCGCGAAGGGCGCGGAGCTGGGCGTGAAGAGCTTGCAGGAGTGGGTCAGAGGGTAGGGAATGACCCGATATGCCGAAACTCTGCGCTTGCTTGCCACGCTGCCCGCTCCGCAAGCATTCGCAGGGATTCAGCGTGAGCGCATCACTGTGTATAGCGCCGAGATCGGTATTCCCTTCCCCCCGTCGCTCCTTGAGTGGTTGATCCATGCCAACGGAGCGTCTGTGGAGTCTCAGTACCTTGTCGGCATCGACGGCACTCTCCCTACCGACATGCCTTCTCTTTACACCTTGCATCCCAACTGGAAGGCGGCCGGGCTGATTCCCGTTGCCAGTGACGGCTGCGGAAATCATTACGTCATCGCCACCCGGCAGGAATACGGCAAGGGGTGTCCCGTCCTGTTCATTGACCACGAGAGAAACGCAGATATTCCAGACTTTCTGGTCGCGTCAGATTTCAGCATCTTTGTGAGCGAGTTCGTCCGACGCGAAGCGAATGGCAGCAACGGCTGGCCGTTCGACCCGCAGAGCACACTTCGGATCGACCCGAACCTGGCCAGTTTCTCGGGTGCTCCGCTGCCCTGGTCGAACTGACTCAATGACGTCCAACATTGGCGCGTTGTTCGGGCAGATCCATACCGTGCTGCCGCAGTCACAGCGGGCAGCAAAAATCAAGCGTGTCATCTGTAGGCGGGGGGCCTTACAACAGGTGGCAGCTCAGGCACGTGCCTGACGGGAGGAACACCATGAAACACGTCCGTAAACTGCTGTTCATCACCGCCGCCGCTCTTGTGACCACAGGCACCCTGGGCACGGCCAGCGCGGAAGGCTGGTGGGGCTCCTGCCAGGTTCTGGCCTCGGGCCGCGTCATCTGCCACGCCAACTGAGCCGCGCATTGCAACTTTGAGCCCCGCTTCGGCGGGGTTTTTCGTAGAGTGACGTATCGAGAATGAGCACGCGGGAAGCCGCCGAGTGGACGGCAAAGGCGATTGCAGCGGCGAAGGGGCAAGAGTTGGGAGTGCGGAGCTTGCAGGAGTGGGTGAGGGCTTAACGATGCATTTAAATTCCTCACAGTCCTTCTACTGTGCTCGGAATTATATGCCGTCGCAACTTACGATAAGTTTATGGCAGAGCATTCAGATTTGTTCGCGGAAATAGTTAGTGAGATCATATTTAACAAGAGGGCTGCTGTTAGGGAAACGCACCAGTTTACCTATCTTAAGCATAACTCAGATTTATGTCCGTTAGTTGAGAGGAAGCTCAGTCATATCCGCGATGCCTTTCTGAAGCATTCAGCTATTTCGTATGATGTTCAAGGTTTTGGGGATCAGGGAACCGATGTATTACTAAAATATAAGTATGGAAATTCGGCAAACTGGAAATATATTTCAATACAAATCAAATCACATGACGATTTGGGGAAAAAAGGCGTAGAGGAAAACCTTCAAGCACAGCTTTTCAAAATTCAAACAGAGTATGGAGCGGAACTTGAGCACATCTACCTAATTACTTGTTATAGCTTGAAAGATAGGCTGAGAGTGGATACGGCCAGAAGGATAGCTAAGTCGATTGCAAATTCACCGAAAATTTCGCTTGTTAGTCCTGATTATGCCGCTCCCTTTATAATTATAAGCAGCAACAGAGTTAGTGCAATTATAGATTCATATCTTAATAAAGACGATGCGGTTCTTAAGCGAGCCAGAGATGAATTGTGGGCTAAAACGCCGCTTCAGAGATATATATTAATTAGAATCTTAGTTCTATTTTATGTCGATAACAACTACCTGTTAATTGACGCTTCCGGAATCTCTGAAATCTCTGACATCAAGGAATTTGCCTCCCTAATTCCAGACTATATCGATGACTATATGCTTGCACTAGTCTATGGGGACAAAATTAATCCCAAAGATTACGATATCAATATCAAGTTAGATAGAGCCAGATCATGTTTTATAAGAACTTTAGATTCATTGGAAGGTTTGTCGGAGTCAATACAGACCGATGATGCAACTTTTGGACTCAGATCGATAGCTATGGAGCAATGTCTTGGTTTAATTACTATCATTATTTCCGGAAACATAAAATACGGATACTCGAAATCCGCGCTGACAAAATATGTATTCACCTATCTAAATTGCCTTGGTGAGTATACAAATCCAGGGTTAGACGGTTTTATAAATCAAGATCTAGATAATGAAAGTTTTTGAGCTTGACAAACCGATGAAATATGTTTAATGATAGGCCGAACACTGGATCATCCGCTCAAAACGCATTTCTACTATTTTTATCGATGCAAATTCTCACCAATTAGGTAAGGTAGATAGCCCTAGTTGAACGTAGAGCTAATTCATGTCTGGTAGATATTTAACTCCGCACTGCCGATTCGGCTTTCGCCCAAATGTACTCTACGTAGATAATGAAGGCAAGTGCAGCAACGAAAGCGCAGATGCTAAGGTTACAGACGTTGCGAGAATGGATGGTTTAAGAGGCGTTCACCTTTAACTGCTTTATATTTATCCCCGATCTCAAGAGAAAATGATTTCGGGGGTTTCATCAACTATCGAGTAGATTCGGCATGGGCTCACTTTCTCGAAATATACTTTCGACATACAAAAGTCGTGGCCGATTATCAGAATCGACTTCGTATTGACCATTTACCGACACTCTATGGCCTAAGTAGCTGCGAATTTTACTTTCTAAAGACTCTTCATAAATACATCGTATCATTTGTCTATCTTCTAAACCTTCAACAGATCGGACTTCAAACCTACGCTGGTCTAAATCTATTTCTCTTATACTTCCAATAAAATTACCCGACTTAGTCACTGAACTAGATGTAGGCTTATCAGAGATTTGACGAGCCCTGTTCCTGTCCTTGGTTTCCAATTTCACTGGTTTATACAAGTCGCCTCCAACACGGCCGTGTATAGAAAGCCGAGCTATATCCGATTGACTCGATGGGCTCAAATTACCAACTGCGCGCAAAGCAGCATCACGCAAAGCAGGATCAATCATCATCTGGCTTTCAAAGTCAGATATGTCATTATGAACTAAATTACTGGCCAAGACTATTGAATCCATTGCAGTCTTTACATCCCTCGCAATTTCTTCACCGCCAATGAATATGCCAGTTTCAGCAGTTTTTGGAGCAGCCAATCCGAAATATACGCTACCCGCAGCCATCCCAGTAAGTTCAGGCTCAAAACGCTTGGGAATTCTTTTCTTGACAGATCCATTAATTGTCTTTACAATTTTGTTTACTTCGTTTTTCGATTGATTCATAAGTGAACTTACTATTGAAACCGGGACGCCGTTTAGCTCAATCCCCTCTCCCTCTGCGCCTATAATTAGATCAGAAGTATCAAGGATTTTGGCCATTGGGTAATCTGAAACTATCAAGTTAAATAACATTCCGTGCAGCTTATCAACTGCGCTCTTAATTTCTTCACTGGTATATTCTCCATCGGAAGATGAAAGGCCAAGATAAAAAATCTGATTCTCTAGGATTAGCACTTTATCCGATAGATCCTTTACCCAGGCGCCTCGGAATTCATCAAGATAACTTTTCATATCGCTACCTTTACAATACCCTTTCTATGGTCGGGCGGCAACCCTTTGTCAAAAGCATCCTTCGCGCGAAGCCGTTGAAAGTAGTCGATTAAGTCGTTCTGACCACCAGTCTGGTTCGCTGGCTCCCAGAAATGGCAATCAAGATTAAATCTTTGAGCTATAAGATCTGAACGCCTGATGAGCCACCTATTTTCCTCCCAAAAATCTAGAGCGCGAGCTTTGATCATTTCATGCGAATTGGATTTGGGCAATTCTACAACAATATCGATATCACTTGGCCGATCCTTAGACGTAACAAAACTTCCGTCAATATAAACTGCCAAAGCACATCCCAGGCTCCGCAAAGACTGCATATACAACGTTAGACCATTCAGGAAATTGGATCTAATGGCATCATCTTGATATTTTTCAAGCAGAGCGAGATAAGATACTAGGTAAATTCCACTAGGTAGCAGTCCGTTAGGATCTAGCTCAGGAATGCCCTCTACTTCAATAGCGGGGATTGGATATTGGGAAGTCAACAGTACCTCCATATGTATCGAATTGTTCGACAGAGAAATTCTACATCTTTGGACTATCAGTCAAGCGCCACTTTGCCGCCCTCCAGGCAGAGCTTGGACTGAAGCGTGTCTACGTAGCAATTTTCCACCCGTCTCCGCTTCAGCTTTCGCCCGTGGTGGGGGCGGGCGGGGGGTTGGGGCTACAACGCCAGGTGCAGTCTGATTCGGGCGTCCAGTTCGCGCATCAGGTCTTCGGGCACGTGGCCCAGGCGTCGGCGCACGCGGGACAGGGCAATGGAACCGATCAATTCCGTCTGCGCCTTGGTGTCCTGATTCAGCCCCGTGCGTTCGGTCGGGAGCAGCAGCTGAAAGCCATAGAGGCTGTTCAGGTTGGCGGTGAGCGGAATGACCGTGATCGCGTCCGCTCCAGCATTGGCGGCATTGTTGGTGATGACCACAGCGGGCCGGACAACATCGGCTTCCGCACTGCGGGCTGGGCCGAACTCGATCAGCAGAATGTCACCCCGGCGGATCAGCCCTGAATACGGCCGGGCTACCATTCCACGGTTCCGCAAAAAGCGCTCCACCGTTCCATTTCCGCCCGACCGTATTTCTGCCCCTGCTCGCTTCGCTCGGATGATCTGCCGATCATCGGGGTTCTTTTTACATCCATTCGCTGCCGTCGCTGGGTTCCAGGCCATCGGTGTTGCCTTCCAGAAGGCGGGCGCGTTCCGGGTTGTTCTCCCTTGCCAGGGCGGCGTAGTCCTCGGCCAGTTGCTGGTCACGCAGGGCCTGAACAGCCTTGAGCACGGCCTCGCTGCGGCTGCTCAGGTGGTGGGTCTGCTGGTACTGCTCCAGATAACGGGCAGCGTCAGGGGGAAGACTGATGGTCATACGCTGGGCAGGATCGGAAGCCATGACTTCATACTACCGTTCATACTTGTCCGCATACGCTGACCTTTGCCGGCTCGGGATGGATGCTGTGTCAGCTTCTGCCGCAGCCCTCTGGCGTATTGCCTCCGCTGCCCGGTCGCGGCAGCATGGTGGCCATTCCAGAAGGGGGGGCAGCATGGACAGACCGCTGGCGGGCCGGGTGGCCCTGGTCACGGGGGGCAGTCGGGGCGTGGGGCGCGGCGTGGCGCTGGGCCTGGGCGAGGCGGGCGCGACCGTGTACGTGACGGGCCGGACGCTGCGGGGCCGCAGTGCAGACGTGCCGCAGGTGGGCGGGTCGCTGGAGGACACGGTGGCCGACTTGGAACGCCTGGGCGGCGTGGGCGTGCCCGTGGTGTGCGACCACCGGGACGACGCGCAGGTGCGGGCGCTGGCCGAGCGCCTGGGGCACGAGCACGGGCAGCTGGACGTGCTGGTGAACAACGTGTGGGGCGGGTACGAGGGCCTGCACGCGTGGGACAACCGGGGGCAGACGTGGAACGCGCCGTTCTGGGAGCAGCCCCTGACGCTGTGGGACGACATGTTCACGGCGGGCGTGCGGGCGCACTACGTGGCGTCGGCGGTGTGCGCGCCCCTGCTGATCGCGGCGGGGGGGCTGGTGGTGAACATCTCGTTCTTCGCGGGACAGCGGCACCGGGGGCAGGAGAACGTGCCGTACTTCCTGGCGAAGAACGCCGACGACCAGATGGCGCGGGCGCTGGCGAACCACCTGCGGCCGCACGGGGTGACGGCCGTGTCGCTGTACCCGGGACTGGTGCGCACCGAGGGCGTGCTGCTGGCCCCCGAGGGGGCCTTCGATTTCAGCAATTCGGAGTCGCCGCAATTCCTGGGGCGGGCGGTGGCGGCGCTGGCAGGCGACCCGCAGCACCTGTCGCGCACCGGGCAGGTGCTGGTGGCGGCAGAACTGGCGCAGGAATACGGCTTCACGGACGTGGACGGCTCCGTGCCACGCTCGGTGCGGGCGGAGTACGAGAACGGCGGGTAGTAGGGAGCGTCCGACCATCTCCCCCTGCCCCGTTCCGACCTTCGCCCGTGGTGTCGGGAGCAGGAAACGAGTCCACTGGAGACATGCAGAAATTCCTGTTGACCGTGACCCTGGGACTGGGCCTGGCGTGGGCCGCTCCGGTGGCCGGGCGGATGGTCGAGGTGCTGGACACCGCCGGGCGCGTGGTGGCGACCGGAACCCTGAGCGGGCACCTGACCGTGCGCGGCGACCTGGACGCAGCCCGGACGGTGCGCGTGAGCACGACCGTGAACGGCGTGACGACCGTGCGGGTGTTCACGCTGGCCGGCCCGATCACCGCCCGCGATCCGGAGGCCGAGCGCCTGGGCGTGAGCGTGAGCGGCCGCGTGCTGACGCTGGAGTCGGCACTGGACGGGCCGGGCGGGCGGAACGGTGCTGCGCCGGCGACCCGGACGACCCCGGCGCGCGGCGGCGCGGACGACGGTACGGGGCACGACGCGGGCGACGACCACGGCGGGCGCTCGGGCGGGCCCCGGTCGGGTGGGCACGGAGCCGATGACGGGCCGGGGCACGACGCCGGGGACGACCACGGGGGCAGGGGGCGCGGGCACGGTGGCAGCAGCGGTGGCCACAACGGCGGGCATCACTGAGCCACCGGACGACCGGTCAAGGTCATGGAATTCTCAGGGCGGGTTCATGGACGGTCAGGACACACCTGTCACGCTGGCCCGATGAGAATGCACATGAGAACGGGCGTGCTGGGTCTGACCGTGCTGGGCCTGGGGATGGGCCTGGCCGACGCCGCGACGGCGTACACGACGACGGCCACCAATCTGCGGCGCACGGCCTCGCTTCAGGGCCGGGTGCTGGATACGGTGCCCGGCAACACGCTGCTGACCGTGGCGTGCAGCGGGCAGTGGTGCCGCACGTCGTATGGCGGGCAGGGCGGGTACGTGTCGCGCTCGCTGCTGAAGTCGTTCACACGGAGTGCGCCGGTCTCCGGGGTGTTCTACGCCAGCTGCGGCGCGCTGCGGGCCCAGGGCAAGGCCCCCATCCGGCTCGGGCAGCCGGGCTACCGCGTGGGCCTGGACTCGGGGCGCAACGGCGTGGCCTGCGACGCGGGCGATCGCTGACGATCCGGACATGCGGGCGGGGACGGGCGATGGTGCGCCACGTTCCCGCTTCGCTTTTTAAAGCAGTGTAGAATTGCCGCATGACGTCCTTCGCTCCCAGCACCCCCGGTCACCTGCGCGTCGATATCTGGTCAGACATCGCGTGTCCGTGGTGCTACGTCGGCAAGCGCCGCCTGGAGTCGGCCCTGGCCGACTTCCCGCACGCCGGCGAGGTCGAGGTGGTGTGGCATGCCTTCGAGCTCGATCCGCAGGCCCCGCTGGACACGCCGCAGAGCATGGCGCAGCTGCTGGCGGGCAAGTACGGCCGCAGCATTCCCGAGGCCCAGGGCATGATCGACGGCATGACCCGCACGGCGGCGGGCGAGGGCCTGACTTACGACCTGAACGGAGCGCACCGCACGAACACCTTCCTGGCGCACCAGCTGATCCATCTCGCGGCCACGCGGGGCCTCCAGGGCGCCATGAAGGAACGCCTGCTGAGCGCCTACATGACCGAGCGCGAACACGTAGGGCAGGTGGAGACCCTGGTGCGCCTCGCGCAGGAGGTCGGCCTGGACGCGGCCGAGGTGCGCGAGGCCCTGAGGGCGGGCACCCACGCCGACGCCGTGCGCCAGGACGAGGCCCAGGCCCACGCGCTAGGCATCACGGGCGTGCCGTTCTTCGTGCTGGGCGGCAAGTATGGCGTGAGCGGTGCCCAGAGCCCCGAGGTGCTGCGCGGCGCCCTGGATCAGGTCTGGGCCGAGACGCACCCCGCGCCCCTGGTGCGCCTGGACGCCCCGGCCGCCGAGGGCTGCGAGGACGGCGCGTGCGACGTGCCCGTGGCCGCGACCACCGGATCGCGCGCGTAATACCGAACGACACCGGTGACCCGCTCTGCCCTGAACCAGGGGCACAGCGGGTCATCGGTGTGCCCGGGTATCAGGCCAGGCCGGGTATCAGGCCGGGCCGGGTGTCAGGCGGCCGGTGGGGGCGCCGCTGTCGTCCTCGCTGCTGCGGGTGGCGCCTTCCAGGGGGGGCAGGGTGCCGCCGGCCATGATGGTCTGCAGCTCCTCGCCGCTCAGGGACTCGCGGGCCACGAGTTCGTCGGTCAGGCGGTGCAGCAGGTGGGCGTGCTCGCCCAGCAGCTTCAGGGCCCGCTCGTACTGCCCGTTCAGGATGTGCCCCAGCTCCGCGTCGATCTGCGCGGCGGTGTGGTCGCTGTAGTTGCCCTGCTGCGGCCCGTAGCCCAGATAGTTGCCGCCGTCCTGCGCCAGCGCCAGCTGCCCGACCTCGCTCATGCCCCACTCGGTGACCATGCGCCGGGCCAGGTTGGTGGCCTGCTGGAAGTCGTTCGCGGCTCCGGTCGTGATCTGCCCGGTGGCGACCTGCTCGGCGGCGTGGCCGGCCAGGGCCACACAGATGCGGTCGAGCAGTGCCGTGCGGGTGTGGTGCATGCGGTCTTCCGGGGTGTACAGGGCGCTGCCCAGGCTGCGGCCACGCGGCACGATGGTCAGCTTGTGCGCCTTGTCGGCGTGCGGCAGCAGCTGCGCGGCGAGGGCATGGCCGACCTCGTGGTACGCCGTGACTGTCCGGTCGGCTTCCCGCACCACCAGCGACCGCCGTTCCGGCCCCATCAGCACCCGGTCTCTGGCCTCGTCCACGTCCCGCGCCGTGATCCGGTTGCGCCCACTCCGCGCCGCCAGCAGCGCGGCCTCGTTCAGCAGGTTCTCCAGATCCGCTCCCACCATCCCCGCCGTGCGCCGCGCCACCACCCCCAGATCCACCGACGCGTCCAGCGGCTTCTTGCGCGCGTGGATCCGCAGGATCATCTCCCGCCCCCGCACGTCCGGCGCATCCACCACCACCTGCCGGTCAAACCGC from Deinococcus sp. AB2017081 encodes the following:
- the carB gene encoding carbamoyl-phosphate synthase large subunit, with the protein product MPKRTDLNTILILGSGPIQIGQAAEFDYSGTQALKALKKEGYRVVLVNSNPATIMTDPDLADATYLEPLTPAFVERVIAKEKPDALLPTLGGQTALNLAMDLHEQGILEKYGVELIGAGVEAIKKGEDRELFQAAMKKIGVETARGQMVHSMDEAVAYQKEIGLPIVIRPSFTLGGTGGGIAHTYEDFLKITEGGLRDSPVTSVLLEESILGWKEYELEVMRDTADTVVIITSIENFDPMGVHTGDSITVAPAQTLSDVEYQRLRDQSLAIIREIGVDTGGSNIQFAVNPKDGRVIVIEMNPRVSRSSALASKATGFPIAKIAALLAVGYHLDELKNDITRITPASFEPSIDYVVTKIPRFAFEKFPGTSDALGTQMRSVGEVMAIGRTFKESLQKAMRSVESDVRGAFAAMSDDDLRGLLYGNPRRLEAVLELLRRGETPEALFDATKIDPWFLGQLREIIDAEKELLDLGPIAEWKYEIWREVKRLGFSDARIGEIVGLKELEVRAIRKDAKAVPVYKTVDTCAAEFEAHTPYHYSTYEWEDEVTATDKPKVVILGSGPNRIGQGVEFDYATVHAVWALQEAGYETIMVNSNPETVSTDYDTADRLYFEPLTFEDVMNIVEHEKPVGVIVQLGGQTPLKLARRLAEAGAPIIGTSVDAIDEAEDRASFNALCERLGLPQPLGKVAQTPDQAAALATELGFPLMARPSYVLGGRAMRTVRSMDELSTYLSEVYAAVEGQPSILLDQFLEGALELDVDTLCDGERAVVMGIMEHVEAAGVHSGDSACILPPVNLSAELLARVKADTERLALELGVRGLMNVQWAVKDGTAYILEANPRASRTVPFVSKAVNHPLAKSAARIAVGHTLEQIGLVDTPTPGMYSVKEVHLPFLKFAGVIPTLGPEMKSTGESMGIDSDPYLAYYRAQIGAKSNVPTQGTALLIGDGLDDVAASLEDTGLTVIREQDGDKLPDLLIDVTGSRLLRTALERGVPIVSTREAAEWTAKAIAAAKGAELGVKSLQEWVRG
- a CDS encoding DUF6932 family protein; its protein translation is MTSQYPIPAIEVEGIPELDPNGLLPSGIYLVSYLALLEKYQDDAIRSNFLNGLTLYMQSLRSLGCALAVYIDGSFVTSKDRPSDIDIVVELPKSNSHEMIKARALDFWEENRWLIRRSDLIAQRFNLDCHFWEPANQTGGQNDLIDYFQRLRAKDAFDKGLPPDHRKGIVKVAI
- a CDS encoding ribbon-helix-helix domain-containing protein, translating into MASDPAQRMTISLPPDAARYLEQYQQTHHLSSRSEAVLKAVQALRDQQLAEDYAALARENNPERARLLEGNTDGLEPSDGSEWM
- a CDS encoding excalibur calcium-binding domain-containing protein; the protein is MRTGVLGLTVLGLGMGLADAATAYTTTATNLRRTASLQGRVLDTVPGNTLLTVACSGQWCRTSYGGQGGYVSRSLLKSFTRSAPVSGVFYASCGALRAQGKAPIRLGQPGYRVGLDSGRNGVACDAGDR
- a CDS encoding type II toxin-antitoxin system PemK/MazF family toxin gives rise to the protein MVARPYSGLIRRGDILLIEFGPARSAEADVVRPAVVITNNAANAGADAITVIPLTANLNSLYGFQLLLPTERTGLNQDTKAQTELIGSIALSRVRRRLGHVPEDLMRELDARIRLHLAL
- a CDS encoding SMI1/KNR4 family protein; its protein translation is MTRYAETLRLLATLPAPQAFAGIQRERITVYSAEIGIPFPPSLLEWLIHANGASVESQYLVGIDGTLPTDMPSLYTLHPNWKAAGLIPVASDGCGNHYVIATRQEYGKGCPVLFIDHERNADIPDFLVASDFSIFVSEFVRREANGSNGWPFDPQSTLRIDPNLASFSGAPLPWSN
- a CDS encoding SDR family NAD(P)-dependent oxidoreductase, whose product is MDRPLAGRVALVTGGSRGVGRGVALGLGEAGATVYVTGRTLRGRSADVPQVGGSLEDTVADLERLGGVGVPVVCDHRDDAQVRALAERLGHEHGQLDVLVNNVWGGYEGLHAWDNRGQTWNAPFWEQPLTLWDDMFTAGVRAHYVASAVCAPLLIAAGGLVVNISFFAGQRHRGQENVPYFLAKNADDQMARALANHLRPHGVTAVSLYPGLVRTEGVLLAPEGAFDFSNSESPQFLGRAVAALAGDPQHLSRTGQVLVAAELAQEYGFTDVDGSVPRSVRAEYENGG